One segment of Urocitellus parryii isolate mUroPar1 chromosome 5, mUroPar1.hap1, whole genome shotgun sequence DNA contains the following:
- the LOC144254964 gene encoding olfactory receptor 6C2-like: protein MRNHTAITTFILLGLTDDPKLQVLLFIFLLLTYMLSVTGNLTIITLTLVDPHLKTPMYFFLRNFSFLELSFTTVCIPRFLYSLSTGNNTVTYNACATQIFFVFLFGTTELFLLAAMSYDHYVAICKPLHYMTIMNNRVCTLLVLSCWVAGLMIMVPRLSLRLQLEFCDSSAIDHFSCDASPLLKISCSDTWIIEQMVIIVAVFALIITLIFVVLSYTSIIKSILRFPSVQQRKKAFSTCSSHMIVVSITYGSCIFIYIKPSAKEEVSIKKGVSVLTTSVAPLLNPFIYTLRNKQVKLAFNDSIKKIVFLSKK, encoded by the coding sequence ATGAGGAACCACACAGCAATAACCACTTTCATCCTGCTGGGACTGACAGATGACCCAAAACTGCAAGTTCTGCTGTTTATCTTCCTGTTGCTCACCTACATGTTGAGTGTAACAGGGAACCTGACTATTATCACCCTCACACTGGTGGATCCCCATCTTAAGACAcctatgtacttcttcctcagaaACTTTTCCTTCCTAGAACTTTCCTTTACTACTGTCTGTATCCCTCGATTCCTGTACAGTTTATCAACTGGAAATAATACTGTTACCTACAATGCTTGTGcaactcaaatattttttgtttttctctttggaacAACAGAACTTTTTCTCCTGGCAGCCATGTCCTATGATcactatgtggccatctgtaaaCCCCTTCATTATATGACCATCATGAACAACAGAGTGTGCACCTTATTAGTCCTCTCCTGCTGGGTAGCTGGCTTGATGATTATGGTCCCACGCCTTAGCTTACGCCTCCAGCTTGAATTCTGTGATTCTAGTGCCATTGATCATTTCAGTTGTGATGCAAGTCCCCTCCTAAAGATCTCCTGCTCAGACACATGGATAATAGAACAGATGGTTATCATTGTGGCTGTATTTGCCCTCATTATTACCTTAATCTTTGTGGTTCTGTCCTACACATCCATCATCAAGAGCATTCTGAGATTCCCCTCTGTTCAGCAAAGGAAAAAGGCCTTTTCCACCTGTTCATCTCACATGATTGTGGTTTCCATCACCTATGGCAGCTGCATCTTCATCTACATCAAGCCTTCAGCAAAGGAAGAGGTGTCCATAAAAAAAGGAGTTTCAGTTCTCACCACTTCTGTAGCACCCTTGCTGAACCCTTTCATTTACACCTTGAGAAACAAGCAAGTGAAACTCGCTTTCAATGACTCCATAAAGAAGATTGTGTTTCTCTCAAAGAAGTAG